In one window of Thiobacillus sp. DNA:
- the ald gene encoding alanine dehydrogenase — translation MRIGIPKEIKDHEYRVAITPAGVQALVQAGHKVLVEHNAGLAVGLEDGDYQAAGAEMTDASGVYAADIVFKVKEPQPLELARLGAGQILFCYLHLAAAPELAQALMDKGVTAIAFETVLDQGGHTPLLAPMSQIAGRLALQMGMQALEMKNGGRGVLLSGVPGVPPARVVIIGGGVVGANAARIAVGLGTDVTLLDRDPDRLRAFDDQYGGRLKTRYSNTGSIEELVRHADLVVGAAYVHGRRAPRLISRELLRAMPKGSALVDVAIDQGGIAETSRPTTHSAPFFVEEGVVHYCVANMPGAVARTSTLALAEVSLPYILRLAYDPQLALEEDPGFAAGLNVAEGRIAHPGLANDLAHE, via the coding sequence ATGCGCATCGGTATTCCCAAGGAAATCAAGGACCACGAATACCGTGTGGCCATCACCCCCGCCGGTGTGCAGGCCCTGGTCCAGGCGGGCCACAAAGTGCTGGTGGAACACAATGCCGGCCTGGCCGTGGGCCTGGAGGATGGTGACTACCAGGCCGCCGGCGCGGAAATGACCGACGCCAGCGGCGTTTATGCGGCCGACATCGTCTTCAAGGTGAAGGAACCCCAGCCGTTGGAACTGGCCCGCCTGGGGGCCGGGCAGATCCTGTTCTGCTACCTGCACCTGGCGGCCGCGCCGGAACTGGCGCAAGCGCTGATGGACAAGGGCGTCACCGCCATCGCCTTCGAAACCGTCCTGGACCAGGGAGGCCACACCCCCCTGCTGGCCCCCATGTCCCAGATCGCAGGACGGCTGGCCCTGCAGATGGGCATGCAGGCCCTGGAGATGAAGAACGGCGGCCGGGGGGTGCTGCTCTCCGGCGTGCCCGGGGTACCCCCTGCCCGGGTGGTGATCATCGGCGGCGGGGTGGTGGGGGCCAACGCGGCCCGCATCGCCGTGGGCCTGGGCACGGACGTGACCTTGCTGGACCGAGATCCGGATCGCCTGCGGGCCTTCGACGACCAGTATGGCGGCCGCCTGAAGACCCGCTACTCGAATACCGGAAGCATCGAGGAACTGGTGCGCCATGCCGACCTGGTGGTGGGTGCCGCCTACGTCCACGGCCGGCGTGCGCCCCGCCTGATTTCACGGGAACTGCTCCGCGCCATGCCCAAGGGCTCCGCCCTGGTGGACGTGGCCATCGACCAGGGCGGCATCGCCGAGACCTCCCGCCCCACCACCCATTCCGCCCCCTTCTTCGTGGAAGAGGGCGTGGTGCATTACTGCGTGGCCAACATGCCCGGCGCCGTGGCCCGCACCAGCACCCTGGCCCTGGCGGAGGTCTCCCTGCCCTACATCCTGCGCCTGGCCTATGACCCCCAGCTGGCCCTGGAAGAAGACCCGGGCTTTGCCGCCGGCCTGAACGTGGCAGAGGGCCGCATCGCCCACCCAGGGCTGGCCAATGACCTGGCCCATGAATGA
- a CDS encoding NUDIX hydrolase — translation MKFCSQCGSPLSIEVPSGDNRLRHVCPSCGAIHYQNPKMVVGCIPEWEDKILLCRRAIEPKYGLWTLPAGFMENGETTAEGAARETLEEAGARVDVLGLYSMISLPDINQVYLVFRARLLHLDFVHGEESLEARLFSEQDIPWEQMAFRTVQHTLERYFADRRAGTFALFEGNIYHRPR, via the coding sequence ATGAAATTCTGTTCCCAATGCGGCAGCCCGCTAAGCATTGAAGTTCCCTCCGGCGATAACCGACTCCGCCACGTGTGCCCGTCCTGCGGCGCCATCCACTACCAGAACCCCAAGATGGTGGTGGGCTGCATCCCGGAATGGGAAGACAAGATTCTGCTCTGCCGCCGGGCCATCGAACCCAAGTACGGCCTCTGGACCCTGCCGGCGGGTTTCATGGAGAACGGCGAGACCACGGCGGAAGGTGCCGCCCGGGAAACCCTGGAGGAGGCAGGCGCCCGGGTGGACGTGCTGGGCCTGTATTCCATGATCAGCCTGCCGGATATCAACCAGGTCTACCTGGTGTTCCGCGCCAGGCTGCTGCACCTGGATTTCGTCCACGGCGAGGAAAGTCTTGAAGCACGATTGTTCTCGGAACAGGACATTCCATGGGAACAGATGGCCTTCCGCACCGTCCAGCACACCCTGGAGCGCTACTTCGCTGACCGCAGGGCCGGTACCTTTGCCCTTTTCGAGGGCAATATCTACCACAGGCCCCGCTGA
- the pap gene encoding polyphosphate:AMP phosphotransferase, whose amino-acid sequence MFESAELGHTLDKKSFDKELPGLRAALLDAQYELVEKRGFQVILIVSGVDGGGRRETVHKLNEWLDPRHIETHGMGAPSDEERDRPHMWRFWRALPSKGKIGIFQGSWYSDPFIRKVYGEIKNAALEEAMDRNVRFEKMLSDEGALILKFWFHLSKDRQEKRLKALEKDPSTRWRVTERDWRHFKLYDKFQTTADKVLRMTSTAQAPWYIIDGTDERYRGLTMGKIVLEALRQRLDNPPPVHSIPGLPSLPRVDETNILRSLDLGLTVSKQEYNKKLEALQGRLATLVREPRFQKHGMVAVFEGHDAAGKGGAIRRVTGALDARHYQVIPIAAPTEEARAQPYLWRFWRQIPRRGRLAIFDRSWYGRVLVERVEGYCTEYDWMRAYNEINDFEAQLQQHGFIVAKFWLSISQEEQLKRFQAREKIAFKHFKITEEDWRNREKWDQYEQAICDMVDRTSTEIAPWVLVEAEDKHYARLKVLQTLCDRIEDAL is encoded by the coding sequence ATGTTCGAATCCGCCGAACTCGGCCACACCCTGGACAAGAAGTCCTTCGACAAGGAACTGCCCGGCCTGCGCGCCGCCCTGCTGGACGCCCAATACGAGCTGGTGGAGAAGCGGGGCTTCCAGGTCATCCTTATCGTCAGCGGCGTGGACGGCGGCGGACGGCGGGAAACCGTACACAAGCTGAACGAGTGGCTGGACCCCCGCCACATCGAGACCCACGGCATGGGCGCCCCCTCTGACGAAGAACGGGACCGGCCCCACATGTGGCGTTTCTGGCGCGCCCTGCCCTCCAAAGGCAAGATCGGCATCTTCCAGGGCTCCTGGTACAGCGACCCCTTCATCCGCAAGGTCTACGGCGAGATCAAGAACGCCGCCCTGGAGGAGGCCATGGATCGCAACGTGCGCTTCGAGAAAATGCTGTCCGACGAAGGCGCCCTCATCCTCAAGTTCTGGTTTCATCTCTCAAAGGACCGCCAGGAAAAGCGCCTGAAGGCCCTGGAAAAGGACCCCAGCACCCGCTGGCGGGTGACGGAGCGGGACTGGCGCCACTTCAAGCTCTACGACAAGTTCCAGACGACCGCGGACAAGGTCCTGCGCATGACCAGCACCGCCCAGGCCCCCTGGTACATCATCGACGGCACGGACGAACGCTACCGCGGCCTGACCATGGGCAAGATCGTCCTGGAAGCCCTGCGCCAACGCCTGGATAACCCGCCCCCGGTGCATTCCATCCCGGGTCTTCCTTCCCTGCCCCGGGTGGACGAGACCAATATCCTGCGTTCCCTGGACCTGGGCCTCACGGTAAGCAAGCAGGAATACAACAAGAAGCTGGAGGCCCTCCAGGGCCGTCTGGCTACCCTGGTGCGGGAACCCCGCTTTCAGAAACATGGCATGGTGGCCGTGTTCGAGGGACATGATGCCGCCGGAAAAGGCGGCGCCATCCGCCGCGTCACCGGTGCTCTGGATGCCCGCCATTACCAGGTCATTCCCATTGCCGCCCCCACGGAAGAAGCCCGGGCCCAGCCCTACTTGTGGCGCTTCTGGCGCCAGATTCCCCGCCGGGGCCGCCTGGCCATCTTCGACCGTTCCTGGTACGGCCGGGTGCTGGTGGAACGGGTGGAGGGCTACTGCACTGAATACGACTGGATGCGGGCCTACAACGAGATCAACGACTTCGAGGCCCAGCTTCAGCAACATGGTTTCATCGTCGCCAAATTCTGGCTGTCCATCAGCCAGGAGGAACAACTGAAGCGCTTCCAGGCCCGGGAGAAGATCGCCTTCAAGCACTTCAAGATCACCGAGGAGGACTGGCGCAACCGGGAGAAGTGGGACCAGTACGAGCAGGCCATCTGCGATATGGTGGACCGCACCAGCACAGAGATCGCGCCTTGGGTGTTGGTGGAAGCGGAGGATAAGCACTACGCCCGCCTGAAAGTGCTACAAACCTTGTGTGATCGCATCGAGGACGCTCTGTGA
- a CDS encoding MBL fold metallo-hydrolase — protein MKHLIVPVTPYQQNCSLIWCENTGQAALIDPGGDVEILLRAVDREGVRLERILLTHGHLDHVGGAGAISTLTGVPVLGPQIEDAFLFEGLSSQAQMFGFPSIAPFQPSQWLHDGDRVRVGDLMLDVLHCPGHTPGHVVFFSDPDRLAFVGDVLFQGSIGRTDFPRGNHGALIQAIRGKLFPLGDDVRFVPGHGPMSSFGQERRTNPFVGDHSP, from the coding sequence GTGAAACACCTCATCGTCCCAGTCACGCCCTACCAGCAGAACTGCTCCCTCATCTGGTGCGAAAACACCGGCCAGGCAGCCCTCATCGACCCCGGTGGAGACGTGGAAATACTGCTCCGGGCCGTGGATCGAGAGGGCGTCAGACTGGAAAGGATCCTTCTCACCCATGGCCACCTTGACCACGTGGGGGGCGCTGGCGCCATTTCCACCCTGACCGGGGTGCCGGTGCTGGGCCCCCAGATCGAAGACGCCTTCCTGTTCGAAGGGCTCTCCAGCCAGGCCCAGATGTTCGGTTTCCCCTCCATTGCCCCGTTCCAGCCCAGCCAATGGCTCCATGATGGCGACCGGGTCAGGGTGGGCGACCTCATGCTGGACGTGCTCCACTGCCCCGGCCATACCCCCGGCCACGTGGTGTTCTTCAGCGATCCAGATCGGCTCGCCTTTGTCGGGGACGTTTTGTTCCAGGGCAGCATCGGCCGCACCGACTTCCCCCGGGGCAACCATGGTGCCCTGATCCAGGCCATACGCGGCAAATTGTTCCCCCTGGGGGATGATGTGCGGTTCGTGCCCGGCCACGGGCCCATGAGCAGTTTCGGCCAGGAACGCAGGACCAATCCCTTCGTGGGTGACCACTCGCCATGA
- the soxY gene encoding thiosulfate oxidation carrier protein SoxY, translating to MNNLRRNVLKGAGSAGVVGVAVMAGLLKPGMAFAAWNKAGFEAKDMGGAMGAIGGGGAAASGDIQVKAPDIAENGAVVPVEITSKIAGTDGIAILAEKNGFPLIADFKLMNGAEGYVSTRVKMGATSNVVAVVTAGGKTYKAHKEVKVTIGGCGG from the coding sequence ATGAACAACCTGCGTAGGAACGTACTGAAGGGCGCTGGCTCTGCTGGTGTGGTGGGCGTTGCCGTGATGGCTGGCCTGCTGAAGCCCGGCATGGCCTTCGCTGCCTGGAACAAGGCTGGGTTTGAAGCCAAGGACATGGGCGGAGCCATGGGCGCCATTGGTGGAGGCGGAGCTGCTGCCAGCGGCGACATCCAGGTGAAGGCCCCTGACATTGCCGAGAACGGTGCGGTGGTGCCGGTGGAGATCACCAGCAAGATTGCCGGGACCGATGGCATTGCCATTCTGGCGGAGAAGAACGGCTTCCCCCTGATTGCCGACTTCAAGCTGATGAACGGTGCGGAAGGGTACGTCTCCACCCGCGTCAAGATGGGTGCCACGTCCAACGTGGTGGCGGTGGTCACTGCGGGCGGCAAGACCTACAAGGCCCACAAGGAAGTCAAGGTCACCATTGGCGGCTGCGGCGGCTAA
- a CDS encoding MoxR family ATPase, with product MRPSHIETILDREFLSCTEGHHTPVMLWGPPGVGKSQIIAGIARKHGVRLIDIRLSQMEPTDLRGIPFRTTGENGKEVVKWSVPDMLPDPDSKVPGILFLDEINAAPPTVSAAAYQLILDRKLGEYEIPKGWAIFAAGNRQGDRGVTYAMPAPLANRFTHYDVEAHLDDWIGWALNHGIDERVLGFLRFRPDLLFNYDAAHNPVAFPSPRSWEYAHRALQKFGDRTDLLGDALQACVGQACGVELKAFIDNLENLPDIDGILAGTVMDVPRGIDLQYGVAAALVRRARESAGDPGKLSNILRYARHYPQREMGVMLVTDLHRAVGQPLFKVPEFVEWANSVAELMLYDFKPQTGEGGRGKGKG from the coding sequence ATGCGTCCCTCCCATATCGAAACCATCCTCGACCGCGAGTTCCTGAGTTGCACCGAAGGCCACCATACGCCCGTCATGCTCTGGGGCCCTCCCGGGGTAGGCAAATCCCAGATCATCGCAGGCATCGCCAGGAAGCATGGCGTTCGCCTCATAGACATCCGCCTGTCCCAGATGGAACCCACGGATTTGCGCGGCATTCCATTCCGCACGACGGGTGAAAACGGCAAGGAGGTCGTGAAATGGTCGGTGCCGGACATGCTGCCAGATCCCGACAGCAAGGTGCCAGGCATCCTGTTCCTGGACGAGATCAATGCCGCTCCACCCACCGTGTCCGCCGCCGCCTACCAGCTCATCCTGGATCGCAAGCTGGGCGAGTACGAGATTCCCAAGGGCTGGGCTATCTTCGCCGCCGGCAACCGCCAGGGGGACCGGGGCGTCACCTACGCCATGCCCGCGCCCCTGGCCAACCGCTTCACACACTACGACGTGGAGGCCCATCTGGACGACTGGATAGGCTGGGCCCTGAACCACGGCATCGACGAGCGGGTGCTGGGCTTCCTGCGCTTCCGTCCCGACCTGCTGTTCAACTACGACGCCGCCCACAACCCCGTGGCCTTCCCCAGCCCCCGTTCCTGGGAATACGCCCACCGCGCCCTGCAGAAGTTCGGCGACCGCACGGACCTGCTGGGCGACGCGCTCCAGGCCTGCGTGGGCCAGGCCTGCGGCGTGGAACTGAAGGCCTTCATAGACAACCTGGAGAACCTGCCCGACATCGACGGCATCCTGGCGGGCACGGTGATGGACGTGCCCCGGGGCATCGACCTGCAATACGGCGTGGCCGCCGCCCTGGTGCGCCGGGCCCGGGAAAGCGCCGGCGACCCCGGCAAGCTGTCCAACATCCTGCGCTACGCCCGACACTACCCCCAGCGGGAGATGGGCGTGATGCTGGTCACTGACCTGCACCGGGCGGTGGGGCAGCCCCTGTTCAAGGTGCCGGAATTCGTGGAGTGGGCCAACAGCGTGGCGGAGTTGATGCTGTACGACTTCAAGCCACAAACGGGAGAAGGGGGAAGGGGGAAGGGGAAAGGGTAA
- a CDS encoding CDGSH iron-sulfur domain-containing protein, producing MSEPVVAGKDPIEVELEAGKSYWWCACGRSRNQPWCDGSHAGTDFKPHEFQVASAGKHWLCACKHTANAPFCDGAHELLD from the coding sequence ATGAGCGAACCCGTGGTTGCAGGAAAAGATCCCATTGAAGTGGAACTGGAGGCAGGCAAGAGCTACTGGTGGTGCGCATGCGGCCGCTCCAGGAACCAGCCCTGGTGCGACGGCTCCCATGCCGGAACGGACTTCAAACCCCATGAATTCCAGGTCGCCAGCGCCGGCAAGCACTGGCTTTGCGCATGCAAGCACACGGCCAACGCCCCCTTCTGCGACGGCGCCCACGAATTGCTGGACTGA
- a CDS encoding DUF3175 domain-containing protein, giving the protein MPTDPGKWSDRVTRESNALDLEQGVFTWDDPRRIALSLKHSADTSGRRKAEPFRSAMYMLVFYINRAGRNLDEERRRILEQAKKELRRAYGRL; this is encoded by the coding sequence TTGCCGACTGACCCCGGCAAATGGTCTGACCGGGTTACCCGGGAGAGCAATGCCCTGGACCTGGAGCAGGGTGTATTCACCTGGGACGATCCCCGGCGGATTGCCCTATCCTTGAAGCATTCCGCCGACACCAGCGGCCGGCGCAAGGCAGAGCCCTTCCGCTCCGCCATGTACATGCTTGTGTTCTATATCAACCGGGCCGGGCGGAACCTGGACGAGGAACGGCGCCGCATTCTGGAGCAGGCCAAGAAAGAACTGCGCCGCGCATATGGAAGACTGTGA
- the soxZ gene encoding thiosulfate oxidation carrier complex protein SoxZ — MAEPMKIRASLKGDVAEVKCLMNHVMETGLRKDAKTGQMVPAHHITNVTCTVGGKQVMDAQWGGGISKNPYLAIRVKGAKAGDKVVVSWTDNKGDSNTADATIG; from the coding sequence ATGGCAGAACCCATGAAGATCCGCGCCTCCCTGAAGGGCGATGTAGCCGAAGTGAAGTGCCTGATGAACCACGTGATGGAGACCGGCCTGCGCAAGGACGCGAAGACGGGCCAGATGGTGCCTGCGCACCACATCACCAACGTGACGTGCACGGTGGGCGGCAAGCAGGTGATGGACGCCCAGTGGGGCGGCGGCATCAGCAAGAACCCCTACCTGGCGATCCGCGTGAAGGGTGCCAAGGCGGGTGACAAGGTGGTGGTGTCCTGGACCGACAACAAGGGCGACTCCAACACCGCCGACGCCACTATCGGCTAA
- a CDS encoding GFA family protein, which yields MYEGGCLCGRVRFRITGPIRNIVHCHCSRCRKAQGSAFATNGFVATVHFQIMAGEGELTGYESSPGQSKYFCRHCGSPIMSRNTARPNQVRIRLGTIESDIGERPMAHIFVTSKANWDDIRGDLPQYEAYEPGR from the coding sequence ATGTATGAAGGGGGATGTCTCTGCGGCCGCGTGCGCTTTCGCATCACCGGCCCCATACGCAACATCGTCCACTGCCACTGTTCCCGTTGCCGCAAGGCCCAGGGCAGTGCATTCGCCACCAATGGCTTCGTCGCGACGGTGCACTTCCAGATCATGGCTGGTGAGGGGGAACTGACCGGCTACGAATCCTCCCCGGGCCAGAGCAAATATTTCTGCAGGCATTGCGGCTCCCCCATCATGAGCCGCAACACGGCCAGGCCCAACCAGGTGCGGATACGCCTGGGCACCATCGAATCCGACATCGGGGAACGACCCATGGCCCACATCTTCGTCACCTCCAAGGCCAACTGGGATGACATCCGCGGCGACCTGCCCCAATACGAGGCCTACGAACCCGGTCGCTGA
- a CDS encoding U32 family peptidase encodes MTPPELLAPAGSQAMLETALAFGADAVYAGQPRYSLRVRNNSFRDEHALGAGIDYAHARGKQFYVVSNIYPHNAKVNTYLADMAPVIAQKPDALIMADPGLIDLVRETWPHMPIHLSVQANTVNYAAVRFWQKLGISRVILSRELSLDQVAEIRQACPDMELEVFVHGALCIAYSGRCLLSGYFNHRDGNQGTCTNSCRWDFNVKNAQVEPGGDIYLLEEREKRQGSYMPVEEDEHGTYILNAKDLRAIEHVQRLVEMGVDSLKIEGRTKSPYYVARTCQTYRQATDDALAGRPLDARLVGELDGLANRGYTGGFFERHPDREYQNYLRGHSESGRSLYVGDLTGYAPDGLAEVEVKNRFAVGDRIEVIHPSGNREVQVESMRNLDGHSMEVAPGSGHRVRVPLPAGCDGAFIARFVN; translated from the coding sequence ATGACCCCCCCCGAACTCCTGGCCCCCGCCGGCTCCCAGGCCATGCTGGAAACAGCCCTGGCCTTTGGCGCCGACGCGGTCTATGCCGGCCAGCCCCGCTACAGCCTGCGGGTGCGCAACAACAGCTTCCGGGATGAGCACGCCCTGGGCGCGGGCATCGACTACGCCCATGCCCGGGGCAAGCAGTTCTACGTGGTGAGCAACATCTACCCCCACAACGCCAAGGTGAACACCTACCTGGCGGACATGGCCCCGGTCATCGCCCAGAAGCCGGATGCCCTCATCATGGCGGACCCGGGCCTCATCGACCTGGTCCGGGAGACCTGGCCGCACATGCCCATCCATCTTTCGGTCCAGGCCAACACCGTCAACTACGCCGCCGTGCGCTTCTGGCAAAAACTGGGTATCTCCCGGGTGATCCTGTCCCGGGAGCTCTCCCTGGACCAGGTGGCGGAGATACGCCAGGCATGCCCGGACATGGAACTGGAGGTCTTCGTCCACGGCGCCCTGTGCATCGCCTATTCCGGCCGTTGCCTGCTGTCCGGCTACTTCAACCACCGGGATGGCAACCAGGGTACCTGCACCAACTCCTGCCGCTGGGACTTCAACGTGAAGAACGCCCAGGTGGAACCCGGCGGCGACATCTACCTGCTGGAGGAGCGGGAGAAACGCCAGGGCAGCTATATGCCCGTGGAGGAGGACGAGCACGGCACCTACATCCTCAACGCCAAGGACCTGCGCGCCATCGAGCACGTGCAGCGCCTGGTGGAAATGGGCGTGGACTCCCTCAAGATCGAAGGCCGCACCAAGTCCCCCTACTACGTGGCCCGCACCTGCCAGACCTATCGCCAGGCCACCGACGACGCCCTGGCCGGCCGCCCACTGGATGCCCGACTGGTGGGCGAGCTGGACGGTCTGGCCAACCGGGGCTACACGGGAGGTTTCTTCGAGCGCCACCCGGACCGGGAGTACCAGAACTACCTACGGGGCCATTCGGAATCCGGACGTAGCCTGTATGTGGGCGACCTGACGGGATACGCCCCGGATGGCCTGGCGGAGGTCGAGGTGAAGAACCGGTTCGCAGTGGGGGACCGCATCGAGGTCATCCATCCCAGCGGCAATCGGGAAGTACAGGTGGAATCCATGCGCAACCTGGACGGCCACAGCATGGAAGTGGCCCCCGGCAGCGGCCATCGGGTACGAGTCCCCCTGCCTGCCGGCTGCGATGGCGCCTTCATCGCCCGCTTCGTGAATTGA
- a CDS encoding diguanylate cyclase, which yields MESAAAHPHHPTGRWSLDRLTSLRRTGSSWPWALVAGFIAQLMLIFFVTSEGLGELAATDARLRTLVDQHMTSLRLTKAMQVAVRERTVSLARMITLPDLFAQDEEQQRFWRQAEHFITARRQLLNLPLSQEERALLDLQWQLTLRALPLHNRVIDLSLEGRYQEAQQVLAREAIPAQDAVMKTLSQLDDVIRDGAHAALQEATHAHQEARRWMLLLSGSALLLGMLIASVVVRNIHRANLERERLASHDPLTGLPNRTLLLDRFEQAILRARRQHTHVGLLFIDLDGFKAVNDTLGHGAGDELLKIIAQRLQQEIRAGDIVARLGGDEFIVGLLDATHREHIEHVSHKLLSAIAQPCQLAGRELALSASVGMCVFPDDGLDAKSLLKCADFAMYAAKQAGKNQVRRFTGKTGQAGPAPGPCTAAKPADTLAPN from the coding sequence GTGGAATCCGCCGCCGCCCATCCCCATCACCCCACCGGACGTTGGAGCCTGGACCGCCTGACATCCCTCAGGCGGACTGGCTCATCCTGGCCCTGGGCCCTGGTGGCCGGGTTCATCGCCCAACTGATGCTGATCTTCTTTGTCACCAGCGAGGGCCTGGGCGAACTGGCGGCCACAGACGCCCGCCTGCGTACCCTGGTGGATCAGCACATGACGAGCCTGCGGCTGACCAAGGCCATGCAGGTGGCGGTGCGAGAACGCACCGTAAGTTTGGCGCGCATGATCACGCTCCCCGACCTTTTCGCCCAGGACGAGGAACAGCAGCGTTTCTGGCGCCAGGCGGAACACTTCATCACCGCCCGCCGGCAACTCCTGAACCTGCCCCTATCCCAGGAGGAACGTGCCCTGCTGGACCTTCAATGGCAGCTGACCCTCCGGGCCTTGCCCCTGCATAACCGGGTCATCGACCTTAGCCTGGAAGGACGTTACCAGGAAGCGCAACAGGTCCTGGCCAGGGAGGCCATTCCCGCCCAGGACGCGGTGATGAAGACGCTTTCCCAGCTGGATGACGTGATCAGGGACGGGGCCCATGCAGCCCTCCAGGAAGCCACCCATGCCCACCAGGAGGCACGCCGCTGGATGTTGCTGCTCTCCGGCTCCGCCCTGTTGCTGGGCATGCTCATCGCCAGCGTGGTGGTGCGCAACATCCACCGGGCGAACCTGGAGCGGGAGCGCCTGGCCTCCCACGATCCCCTCACGGGCCTGCCCAACCGCACGCTACTTCTGGACCGCTTCGAGCAGGCCATCCTGCGGGCCCGGCGCCAGCATACCCACGTGGGCCTGCTGTTCATAGATCTGGATGGTTTCAAGGCGGTGAACGACACCCTGGGCCACGGTGCGGGCGACGAATTGCTGAAGATCATCGCCCAGCGGCTCCAGCAGGAGATCCGGGCGGGCGACATCGTCGCCCGCCTGGGGGGCGACGAATTCATTGTGGGCCTGCTGGACGCAACCCATCGGGAACACATCGAGCACGTCTCGCATAAGCTGCTGAGTGCCATCGCCCAGCCTTGCCAGCTGGCTGGCCGGGAACTGGCCCTCTCTGCCAGCGTGGGCATGTGCGTCTTTCCCGACGACGGACTGGACGCCAAGAGCCTGCTGAAATGCGCCGATTTCGCCATGTACGCCGCCAAGCAGGCGGGCAAGAACCAGGTGCGACGTTTCACGGGCAAAACCGGCCAGGCAGGTCCAGCCCCTGGCCCGTGCACCGCTGCCAAGCCTGCTGACACCCTCGCCCCGAACTGA
- the rsxA gene encoding electron transport complex subunit RsxA has translation MENYLLILVGTVFVNNIVMSKILGLCPFMGVSRKLETAIGMGAATTFVLTLASGLSYLIDTYLLGQDLAYLRTLSFIVVIAGIVGFTEMFIKKTSPVLFRVLGIYLPLITTNCAVLGIPLLNVQEQHNFVESLFFGLGGALGFTLVLILFAAMRERLEAADVPLPFKGTSIAMITAGLMSLAFMGFAGLIK, from the coding sequence ATGGAAAACTACCTCCTCATCCTCGTCGGCACGGTGTTCGTGAACAACATCGTGATGTCCAAGATCCTGGGTCTGTGCCCCTTCATGGGCGTGTCACGGAAACTGGAAACCGCCATCGGCATGGGGGCCGCCACCACTTTCGTGCTCACCCTGGCCTCGGGCCTTTCCTACCTTATCGACACCTATCTGCTGGGCCAGGACCTGGCCTATCTGCGCACCCTGTCCTTCATCGTGGTGATCGCCGGCATCGTCGGCTTCACCGAAATGTTCATCAAGAAGACCTCCCCGGTCCTGTTCCGCGTGCTGGGCATCTACCTGCCCCTCATCACCACCAACTGCGCCGTGCTGGGCATTCCCCTGCTCAACGTGCAGGAGCAGCACAACTTCGTGGAATCCCTGTTCTTCGGCCTTGGGGGTGCCCTGGGCTTCACCCTGGTGCTGATCCTGTTCGCCGCCATGCGAGAGCGCCTGGAGGCCGCCGACGTGCCCTTGCCCTTCAAGGGCACCAGCATCGCCATGATTACCGCCGGCCTCATGAGTCTGGCCTTCATGGGCTTTGCGGGGCTGATCAAATGA
- the rsxB gene encoding electron transport complex subunit RsxB, whose amino-acid sequence MLAAILVMAGIGLVLGGVLGWASIRFRVQEDPLVDKIDAILPQTQCGQCGYPGCKPYAEAIAKGDADINKCPPGGDDGIKRLAELLGVDPKPLGEGLEPKPKSVAVIDENTCIGCTLCIQACPVDAIVGAAKQMHVIVADQCTGCELCLPPCPVDCISMEVVTEDLSTWKWRYPIFRMKQVA is encoded by the coding sequence ATGCTAGCGGCCATCCTAGTCATGGCCGGCATCGGCCTGGTGCTGGGCGGTGTCCTTGGCTGGGCCTCCATCCGGTTCCGGGTCCAGGAAGATCCCCTGGTGGACAAGATCGACGCCATCCTGCCCCAGACCCAGTGCGGTCAGTGCGGCTACCCGGGCTGCAAGCCCTACGCCGAGGCCATCGCCAAGGGGGACGCGGACATCAACAAATGCCCGCCCGGTGGTGACGACGGCATCAAGCGCCTGGCGGAACTGCTGGGCGTTGACCCCAAACCCCTGGGGGAGGGGCTGGAGCCCAAGCCCAAGTCCGTGGCCGTCATCGACGAGAACACCTGTATCGGCTGTACCCTTTGCATCCAGGCCTGCCCGGTGGACGCCATCGTCGGTGCCGCCAAGCAGATGCACGTCATCGTCGCCGACCAGTGCACCGGATGCGAGCTGTGCCTGCCCCCCTGTCCCGTTGACTGCATCAGCATGGAAGTGGTGACGGAGGACCTCAGCACCTGGAAGTGGCGCTATCCCATCTTCCGCATGAAGCAGGTGGCTTGA